cttgtagacgctaataatcgatacaacggaaaagttacaaattagttattctttctgtgcggttggggaccactggtttaACTGACAAAATGTTATTGTAGTCCTGAAGATGTCCAAAGTTCAtgtcctttcccccccccccccccattaggtCCGTATAGATCACACCTCTCGAACCCTGAGCTTTGGCTCTGACCTGAACTACTCCACCAAGGAGGATGCTCCCGTCGGTCCTTTCCTGCAGAACATGCCCTCAGAGCAGATCAGGAACCAACTGACTGCCATGTCTTCTTCTTTAGCCAAAGCCATCCAAGTCATCAAGCCGGCCTCCATCCTGGTGAGTTCACCCTTCCTCAGCTCTCGCTCACGTCCTCTGACATTTTGCTTTGGTCTGTTCTGAGATGAACCTCCTGGACCTCGTACCGTTTCCCCAATTTGGAGACATGcttagttaccctcgccgaagggaaGGCgggggtattgcaattgggtccgtctcATGCTTAGttgatgtttttcttctgtgagTTAGCtcttggggttttttttttcgttcttttttttaattaatttttttatgccCTGGTTGTCACACCCCTGTCCGGTCCTACCAGCTTGCTGGCTCACACATTCAGACAGATTTTTAGAGTGTTTTCTGCCATTGCAGATACAGAACAACACAGAcctcacatttattatttatcaagTTATTAAACAGTGGGCCAGCAGAAAGCTGTTACTGAGACTGAAGCCCGATCAGTGACCCcgtcaccgcccccctcctggacccgctacAGTTCGCCttccgagccaacaggtctgtggACGACGCAGTCtgtctggccctccacttcatcctgcagcatctggactccccaggaaccgacgccaggatcctgtttgtggacttcagctctgcgttcaacaccatcgtctcgggactgctccaggacaagctgctccagctcgacgtgcccgactgcctctgcaggtggatcactgacttcctgagGGACCGGAGGCAGCATAGGGACTACGGTTTCAGACTATCAGCACTGGATCCCCCCAGGggtgtgtactttccccctggctcttctccctgtacaccaactgcagcagctccagccatcagtccgttaaaCGGATTAaatttgcggacgacaccaccctcatcggcagtggtccccaaactgcGGCCCGCCTGCAcgtttggcctggccccctggttatttagttattattaatttattaaaaaatcaaaaagttattattattaatgtattaataataactttttgactttttttctgtgaagaaagggttatttggtggctgtctggaaaacaataaatgtttagcccccccccctgccatcgtcacacttttcctgtacaaactgaccccggccctccatcagagaaggaaaacgttatgtggccctcataggaaaaggtttggggacccctgctcatcgggctcatctcggacggtgatgagtcggcctacaggagggaggtggaccggctcgTGTCCTGCTGTaacagcaacaacctggagctgaacagccagaaaacagtggagatgatcgtggacttcaggaaagtcacagccccaccgtcccccctctccctcacagactcccctacccccatctccatcgtggactctttccgcttcctgggcaccaccatcgcccgggacctcaagtgggagccgaccatcagctccctcatcaagaaggctcagcagaggatgtacttcctgcggcagctgaggaaactcaagctgccgacccagatgttggtgcagttctatacctccatcgtggagtccgtcctcacctcctccatcaccgtgtggtatgctggcgccaccaccagggacagacacagactgcaagcgcattgtacgtgctgcggagaaggtgatcggctgcaagctgccatctcttcgggacctgtatgtctccaggactcctgaggcgtgcaggtcggatcacagccgacccttctcaccctggacatggactctttgaccctctcccctcaggcaggaggctacggtccatccggaccagaacctcccgccacaagaacagcttcttccctgCTGCTATAGGACTCATAAACACTTAAGAATTCTGTATCGgactcatgaacaatcaataattctgtgTCGGGCCCTTGAACACGTTACAACTGGTATCTCTGCTTTGTTCTTCAGCTCTCAGCTGCATTATGTTCTCGTCTCTTTTCAGCAAGAACGCGAGGAGCAAAACCAGCAGGCCATTGCTGCATATCTCAAAAATGCCCGAAAAGATCATCAGCGCATCTTGGCCCGCAGACAGACCATTGAAGAGAGAAATGCGCACCTGGAGAATCTAAATATTCAGCGAaagaaggaggagctggagcaaaAGGTTCGTaaggcagaggaggagcgtcTGCGCCAGGAGgccaaagagagggagaaggagcgcATCATGCAAGAACATGAGCAGATCAAGAAGACTGAACTCGGAGCCAAGGCCTCCAATGATATTGATATTGAGGTATGGGGTAACCAATTTGATTTCATTCGTTTGAAGTGCGTAGTTTAGCAGGTGTGGATTATCATTTGCAGAAATAAGTTGCTGAAGACCTGCCAACATGAGGGAAATGGTGTCCCATTTTCTCAGCAATCAATATGCCATATTTTCCGGACTACAAGTCACTCAGGAGAATCGTCTTCCTTGAACCCTCTCTTGAGCTGCCTGTCCTGATATCGGGGAGGATAGTCGACTCTTTTCCAGTCATGagcataaaaacacagaaaacaaccACGTTCTTGttgtattcttcttcttcttcttattattCTGTTTCTCCTCAGGAGAAGATCCAGGATCCTGATTGCCAGCAAGGATATTGGAACGTCCTGAAGCTGGCCAAGGCCCTGGTGGAAGTCAGGCGCCGTGGGCTGCCTCAATGGCTGCTGAATCGAATCATCCGACTCTGGAATCTCCTGCCAGAGCAGGACAAGAAAAGAATCGACTCCCCACCCAGACATCAGGACAGGCAAGTCAAGGAACGGTTTAAGGCTCTTTTCTCGAGTTAATAACTGCTGCATTTGAACCCGGACTCTCCCGTCCCGTTACTGTCTGGCAGCCGTCTACTCGGTGTCAAATCTGAGCGTGCAAGCCGGCCCAGTGCCAGCCGCCTGGTGGAGGCCATTTGCAGCCAACTCTGCGGTCTCCACCCCGTGGCTCTGCAGATCGTGAGGAGTCTCCCGGCCCTCATCCTTTGCGACTACGAggccatcagggaggcggtgcTGTCCAACCCGAGGCTGATGGCCAGTACCGAGATTCAGCTGTTTGAGTTGAGTCAAAAGACGATTTCCCAGTGGTGAGTTCTACTTCAGCTTCTTTCAGGGCTCTAAAGCTTGTTTTCACCTTtacccacttttttttttttttattatcaatgGTGTATCATTTTGGTCCTGAATGTGAAAGTTTTTCAGTCAAACTATTTGAACAAACTGAAACCTGTTCATTGATGCAGATTCTGTTTTTGTCTTGGAGGTACTCTCTACAGCAGGACCGGTGGGAGAAGCACGTCCTGGGTCAGGGAGCCGCTACTGTCCTTGCTCCAGAGGTTTCTGCTCAGACTCTCCCACCAGCTAAAGGCCTGTCCTTCGCAAAGGCGGAGGACGGACAGGTTTTTGATTCTGGAGATGCCCAGGAGCAGCCGGGACCTTCCTGGAAAAGTCTGCCTCCTCCTCATGACATTgcccctgctcctgctccaggaCTCCTTCTGGGCGCCTCCGACATTGTTGCGCCTGCTGCGATTATGCACTCCGCCCCTGCTTCCCAAATCTCAGTCAGCGGACAACGGCGTGTGTCAAAGTCAAAATCAACAGCATGCGGGGCGAGGCAGGCGGCAGCGGGTGCAGCCGGTGGCGTAGTCCATAAGAAGAAGGCCCGTCAGTCCACCTGCAGCACGGGTGGTCGGCCGAGGAGGAGCGACACTGGCCACATTCACATTGCAGGTGTATCTTATTGTGCAGCTGCCGGGGGGAAGCCGGTGGAGGAGTGGAggaaggagatgaaggagaaacaATCGGGGGCCCAGGGGGAGGATTGAGGGactctttgttttaaatgaatttcttttttgtttgttcagaatcagaagtttattgccaatgagggttcacagacgaggaatgtgaagttgtgcaacatgtaacagtaatgactaagttacaaaaaacacacaagtacgattcattccttttttgtttgttggttgttgTTGCCGTTGTTCTTGTTCTTGGTCAGCGCTTTGAATTTAACCTTCTGCTcagtattttcctttttttccagaaCTTtgtattcttcttttctttattatgCCATTTTGCCCCATTGGagccctgcggtcccaaaatgttggcctgctgttggttccaaaaatgtccaaaagcagacttggggggggggggggggggggttatcgaGCTCATTTATTGTGGATTCAGATCCCTGATTCGGTTCGTGAGTGTTAGATATTTGACACCAtctctctatgttcaagagtagattaaatactttcctttttaacaaagcttatagttttGGACATCATGTCGGCTTTTTAGAGTAGGATTATTAAGCGTCAACACTTTCTTGGAAATGCAAGAAAGAGGTGGGCCCATTTGTACATCTCATATGGGAATGGTCTACGGTACATCCATTTTGGTAGAGTGTACTGAATTCCTTTGAGGCCTGGGCAGGAATATTTCTGCCACTATCTCCACGTTTATGCCCTTTGGGAGATAAAACGGGAATCCCAAAACGGACTAAAGTTGTTTACTCAATTTTGAAGTTTGGGATAACCTCATCTGCTAGAATTATTTTGAGGTATTGGAAAGGCCCCTCGACCCCGACACTGAGTGGAAACCTTCTCTGAGTGAAACGGCATCATGTGAGATGATGTTGGTGGGAATCGGGGGCAGAGGATCTGCACCTGTCGGCCGCTGGATTCACTTCATGGCCTACTGGACTACTCACTAATAGGTCGCCTATAAAAATGGTTGCTGAAGGATTTATGTTGAGTCCGTTTTGTTAACGATTGATGCCCAATCTGTCTGCTACTATGCACTTTTATTTCCACTCATAGTTTTGACCATTTTGAtcatttatatatgtatttatgtgttCCCTTTTTTGGAACCAGGAACCCCGAACAAACAAATACGTGACTCTGTGATCTGATTTTCCACTGTTAAACTGTACCATATGTTTGATGAATAAAAacgtgaatttaaaaaaaaacacacaaagcttatagttaatcaatacaataatcaatatgacacactgagctcctcccccctatctggttattcatgttataaatatatgtcagtaatctctctcttccctgtagtcttgtgctctctctccctctgtttgtccctctttctgtctctgtctgcaggtccttctgtccgtggtgctgcaggacctggaccctcaacactgatgtccatatcgctggCATTAGCATtcccagttttgtttttgtcagctccctcctgctctgtctctccatcacttctctctctctctctctctctctctctctctctctctctctctctctctctctctctctctctcaaaccaGTCTtcccctgctccacctgtaaagtgccttgagataactttctgcaGTTATcttggcgctatagaaataaaattgaattgaaataacAAGTGCTTTAGAGACTACGTATTAAGAAGTTTCTacttctactactgtactttcggcttgtcccatgagagGGCGCCACAATTactatttaaaaacatttacgTTGTTCCATTTCTTATGAGGTGTTATatatgataaaatattttttttccctctttcatGGAGGGTGAAACTTACGCACCATACGTTTCCATGAAATATACTATATTTTTGATAGTATATTAATAATGGCACAAAAGTATTTCGAAATGTttaggtttttgttttcctgagcGAAAGTTTGTAATCTGAGTGAAGAGTAGTTTTGGTAGCTTTGATCAAATTCTTCTCCAGAacgccatccatccattttctggcATGGCTCTTAAATAGCTTTCTACGTGGTTTCGTGAACGCACTATCATCGGTAATCATACGGGGGATTTACATGTGCCGGGTTGCCAGATTTTAGAAAGACATAcgtttttttgatttttaacacttttctattttacattaatatttattgatCGTTTCTCAACATTCATGTTCACATATATAAATTGCACTATGTGCactatatattattttattacctAAGCCTAAAAGTAAATGATAGCATGGGGGCGAAAATGTAATACTTGCCCACACAAACAGTTGCTTACAATTGTACAACTATACACATGAAGATTATTACACGAAAATACTGTAATGGAAACCCCGAGGATGGATACATTTCCTTgattattttgaaataatgaaTTTCTTGACGCGGTTCAATGTCTTGCGTATTCATGGGTGGGGTAAACCCAAATGGTGGGAAGCGCGTACCTGGCAACCGCAGCCAGGCCGCTCACGAGGTTCCTCCTTTCTCAGTTAGCATTGACCGGAGCTGGGTGCGTGATCTGGATGGACCGGTGATTTCTACCAAAAGTTGCCCGTTAGTCAAGTTTGAGTATCGCTAAAGCCATCCAACATGCCGGCGTATTTTCAAAAGCCAGATAATGCGCTTAATAGAGCGAAAGGTGAGTGTAAACCCAGCGCCGTGTTCACAGATGTCATTCAtgctagccagctagcatgGCTGGTTTTAGCCTTCACAGGCCTCATTTACTGCAACGCGGCAGACGGCGATGCTAACGCTCGGCTAATACTAGCTTAAGTGGCGTGGAAGCTATTTCAATCGCTTTTAATAACCAGCGACGTCTGCAGATTAAAGACAAACATGGATAATGGAGATAACAATACATTTCACCGATCTGGCCGATCGCAGGTCTTTAAAAATCCTGACGTGCCGATATCgatcttttttaaatgactgacaGCTTCTATGTTCCAATCGTATTTTATTGAGCATAAACCGTGTGCAACAGGGTTACACTGCAGACATGAACCTCTCGCCAACAATTAATGGCACAGCAGTATTTTACTTTTGCAAAtaggtaaatcatctttttacaatactgccccccaagggtggagcTGTTTGACTAAAggttcacctttcaggggggcagaaacgggggtagtcatcacgactctctccggatcaacctccacctgtacatattatgtgtcttttta
Above is a window of Brachionichthys hirsutus isolate HB-005 chromosome 7, CSIRO-AGI_Bhir_v1, whole genome shotgun sequence DNA encoding:
- the LOC137896023 gene encoding eukaryotic translation initiation factor 3 subunit A-like, with protein sequence MPAYFKSPEVAFEMANEFLEVGKKQPALDVLYDVIKSKKHKKWLKIHEPIMLKYLELCVDLRKSHLAKEGLYQYKNICQQVNIKSLEDVVRAYLKLAEEKTETAKGESQQMVLDIEDLGNIQTPESVLLSAVSGEDTQDRTDRLLLTPWVKFLWESYRQCLDLLRNNSKVERLYHDIAQQAFKFCLQYTRKAEFRKLCDNLRMHLSQIQRHHNQSTAINLNNPESQSMHLETRLVQLDSAISMELWQEAFKAVEDIHGLFGLSKKPPKPQLMANYYNKVSTVFWKSGNALFHACTLHRLYHLSREMRKNLTQDEMQRMSTRVLLATLSIPITPERTDIARLLDMDGIIVDKHRRLATLLGLQSPPTRQSLINDMVRFNLLQYVVPDIKELYNWLEVDFHPLKLSGRVTKVLSWVTDQAEKEADLQQYVPHLQSNTILRLLQQVAQIYQSIEFTRLASLVPFVDAFQLERSIVDAARHCDLQVRIDHTSRTLSFGSDLNYSTKEDAPVGPFLQNMPSEQIRNQLTAMSSSLAKAIQVIKPASILQEREEQNQQAIAAYLKNARKDHQRILARRQTIEERNAHLENLNIQRKKEELEQKVRKAEEERLRQEAKEREKERIMQEHEQIKKTELGAKASNDIDIEEKIQDPDCQQGYWNVLKLAKALVEVRRRGLPQWLLNRIIRLWNLLPEQDKKRIDSPPRHQDSRLLGVKSERASRPSASRLVEAICSQLCGLHPVALQIVRSLPALILCDYEAIREAVLSNPRLMASTEIQLFELSQKTISQWYSLQQDRWEKHVLGQGAATVLAPEVSAQTLPPAKGLSFAKAEDGQVFDSGDAQEQPGPSWKSLPPPHDIAPAPAPGLLLGASDIVAPAAIMHSAPASQISVSGQRRVSKSKSTACGARQAAAGAAGGVVHKKKARQSTCSTGGRPRRSDTGHIHIAGVSYCAAAGGKPVEEWRKEMKEKQSGAQGED